One Deltaproteobacteria bacterium DNA window includes the following coding sequences:
- a CDS encoding cation transporter, with protein MHAHTHHHGHEHEDAEHDHGAGPSGHELSHHPRKGHSRSTDRGRLWITLGLSVGTLIAEAVGGWVTHSLALLSDAGHMLTDVSAIVLSMLALWFGSRPADEKKSFGYYRLEILAALTNGVALIAISILIAWEAIARIRNPVEVHVGPMIWVAAGGFIANGLGAQLLSHSHNLNVRGVFLHMLGDLLASAGVLAAAVVMWFTGWYRADPLISIGVSLVILYGSYGLVREAVDVLLESVPAHLDTEAIEKAMAAVPRVKAVHDLHVWTIATGMYALSAHVVVERAACADSDEILRQLKAEVASKFHIDHTTLQIESEVYEHHGEADDDGHGHDHPGHEHA; from the coding sequence GTGCACGCCCACACCCACCATCACGGCCACGAGCACGAGGATGCCGAGCACGACCACGGCGCTGGGCCGTCGGGGCACGAGCTCTCGCACCACCCGCGCAAAGGGCACTCGCGCTCGACGGATCGCGGGCGGCTGTGGATCACGCTGGGGTTGTCGGTGGGCACGCTCATCGCCGAGGCGGTGGGCGGCTGGGTGACGCACTCGCTGGCGCTGCTCTCCGACGCCGGTCACATGCTCACCGATGTCTCCGCGATCGTGCTGAGCATGCTCGCGCTGTGGTTCGGCTCGCGTCCGGCCGACGAGAAGAAGAGCTTCGGCTACTACCGATTGGAGATCCTCGCAGCGCTCACCAACGGCGTGGCGCTCATCGCGATCAGCATCCTCATCGCGTGGGAAGCCATCGCGCGCATCCGCAATCCGGTCGAGGTGCACGTCGGGCCGATGATCTGGGTGGCGGCCGGCGGCTTCATCGCCAACGGGCTGGGCGCGCAGCTCTTGAGCCACTCGCACAACCTCAACGTGCGCGGCGTCTTCTTGCACATGCTCGGCGATCTGCTCGCGAGCGCGGGCGTGCTCGCGGCGGCCGTGGTGATGTGGTTCACCGGCTGGTATCGCGCGGACCCGCTTATCTCGATCGGCGTGTCGCTGGTGATCCTGTACGGCAGCTACGGGCTGGTGCGCGAGGCGGTGGACGTGCTGCTGGAGTCGGTGCCTGCGCACCTCGACACCGAGGCCATCGAGAAGGCCATGGCCGCGGTGCCGCGGGTGAAGGCCGTTCACGACCTGCACGTGTGGACCATCGCCACGGGCATGTACGCGCTCAGCGCGCACGTGGTGGTGGAGCGCGCCGCCTGCGCCGACTCCGACGAGATCCTCCGCCAGCTCAAAGCCGAGGTGGCGTCGAAGTTCCACATCGATCACACCACGCTCCAGATCGAGAGCGAGGTCTACGAGCACCACGGCGAGGCCGACGACGACGGGCACGGCCACGACCACCCCGGGCACGAGCACGCCTGA
- the rpmI gene encoding 50S ribosomal protein L35 → MPKLKTKRAAVKRLSVNKNGKVKFSKAGAKHNFMPKNAKRSRRLRGSGFMKDMDAAKVRKELFPYGSPR, encoded by the coding sequence ATGCCCAAGCTCAAGACCAAGCGCGCTGCCGTGAAGCGGCTCAGCGTGAACAAGAACGGCAAGGTCAAGTTTTCCAAGGCCGGCGCCAAGCACAACTTCATGCCCAAGAACGCCAAGCGCAGCCGTCGCCTGCGCGGCTCCGGCTTCATGAAGGACATGGACGCCGCCAAGGTCCGCAAGGAGCTCTTCCCCTACGGGTCGCCCCGCTAG
- the infC gene encoding translation initiation factor IF-3 yields MARDARTDRRIRAREVRVIGPQGEKIGVLPIEQALARAQELGMNLVEVSPMEKPPVCKIMDYGRFKYEQKKKANESKKKQAVVHLKEIKLRPKTEEHDYDFKVKAVRAFLQEGNKARITIMFRGREITHRDIGQRILMEVVEDVRDCGIVEQQPRLEGRQMFMILSPNPKWKPGTPPPPPRKHSIAQAIAGARGPFKPSTPSIPAPAPAAAPSAAPTASATPPGAPAPAATPAPAPAPAAAPVSTPAPAPAQAAPPAQPKH; encoded by the coding sequence ATCGCTAGGGACGCACGCACGGATCGCCGCATTCGCGCTCGAGAGGTTCGAGTCATCGGACCTCAGGGCGAGAAGATTGGTGTCCTGCCGATCGAGCAGGCGCTGGCCAGGGCTCAAGAGCTCGGGATGAACCTCGTCGAGGTCTCCCCGATGGAGAAGCCCCCGGTCTGCAAGATCATGGACTACGGCCGCTTCAAGTATGAGCAGAAGAAGAAGGCCAACGAGTCCAAGAAGAAGCAGGCGGTCGTGCACCTGAAGGAGATCAAGCTCCGCCCGAAGACGGAGGAGCACGACTACGACTTCAAGGTGAAGGCCGTCCGCGCGTTCCTCCAGGAAGGCAACAAGGCGCGCATCACCATCATGTTCCGCGGCCGTGAGATCACCCACCGCGACATCGGCCAGCGCATCCTCATGGAGGTCGTGGAAGACGTGCGCGACTGCGGCATCGTGGAGCAGCAGCCGCGGCTCGAGGGTCGCCAGATGTTCATGATCCTCTCGCCCAACCCCAAGTGGAAGCCGGGGACGCCTCCGCCTCCGCCGCGCAAGCACTCCATCGCCCAGGCCATCGCCGGTGCGCGCGGGCCGTTCAAGCCCAGCACGCCGTCGATTCCGGCTCCCGCTCCGGCAGCGGCTCCGAGCGCGGCGCCCACTGCCTCGGCGACGCCGCCGGGGGCTCCGGCTCCGGCCGCGACGCCTGCCCCGGCTCCGGCTCCGGCCGCTGCACCCGTTTCCACTCCGGCCCCTGCGCCGGCGCAGGCCGCGCCGCCCGCGCAGCCCAAGCACTGA
- a CDS encoding DUF2807 domain-containing protein, whose protein sequence is MRPALIALLLAVPLAAHASEESEERQLAPFHAVDTSGGIHVVASAAPTQKVEVHGSASDRADLVTEVKDGVLELSWKTHFGFTTHSGVSVVVAVPKLDRVEASGGASAKVTGLPLERAEASGGGSIEATDQKGKLKLELSGGASATVSGPGVDNLAIEGSGGADVHAFGLPARAVSVEGSGGGRFEVAATEALAVTASGGAKVVVQGHPSAVTQNVSGGGSVVFK, encoded by the coding sequence ATGCGCCCTGCCCTGATTGCCCTGCTGCTTGCCGTCCCACTTGCCGCCCACGCGTCCGAGGAATCGGAAGAGCGGCAGCTCGCGCCGTTCCACGCCGTCGACACGTCCGGCGGCATCCACGTCGTCGCCAGCGCGGCGCCCACGCAGAAGGTCGAGGTGCACGGCAGTGCATCGGATCGCGCCGACCTCGTCACCGAGGTCAAGGATGGCGTGCTGGAGCTCTCGTGGAAGACGCACTTCGGCTTCACCACGCACAGCGGCGTTTCCGTGGTCGTGGCGGTGCCCAAGCTCGACCGCGTCGAGGCGAGCGGCGGCGCCAGCGCCAAGGTGACCGGGCTTCCGCTCGAGCGCGCCGAAGCGTCCGGCGGCGGGTCCATTGAAGCGACCGATCAGAAGGGCAAGCTGAAGCTCGAGCTCTCGGGCGGCGCTTCGGCCACGGTGTCCGGTCCCGGCGTCGACAACCTCGCCATCGAGGGCTCCGGCGGCGCCGACGTGCACGCGTTCGGCCTCCCCGCTCGCGCAGTGAGCGTCGAGGGCTCGGGCGGCGGGCGGTTCGAGGTCGCGGCCACCGAGGCGCTCGCGGTCACCGCTTCCGGCGGCGCGAAGGTCGTGGTTCAGGGACATCCCAGCGCGGTCACCCAGAACGTCAGCGGCGGCGGCTCGGTCGTCTTCAAGTAG